AACGATACCATCACAACTAAGCAATTAAAATTTGGGGATAATGATACATTGTCAGCAAAAGTAGCAGGACTTGTTGACGCGGATGAATTAATCATTTTATCTGATATTGACGGACTTTATGATGACAATCCAAACACAAACCCAAATGCGAAACGGTTAGACGTAGTCAATGAGATCACACCTGAGATTGAGGCTGCAGCTGGTGATTCTGGAAGTGACGTTGGAACTGGTGGCATGAGCTCTAAAATTGATGCCGTTAAAATCTCTTTAGCAGCAGGCATTGAAACATTTATAGGTGATGCCAATAAGTCTAACATTCTCTTTGATGCCGTTAACCATGTTGCAAAAGGGACTTATTTTAAAACAAATGAAGAAGAGGATGGTCTCGATGTGAGACAACACTGGATTGCTTTTAATTCTGGTGCAAAAGGAGAAGTCATAATCGATGACGGCGCACGTCTTGCGATCACAGAAGAACAAAGTCACCTTCTCCCTCAAGGTGTGCGTGAAGTAAATGGAGCATTTGATTGTGGGGATGTTGTCGTCATCCGTCATCTAAATGGTGAGGAAGTCGGTCGTGGTGTGATCAACTATTCTGCCGT
Above is a genomic segment from Bacillus sp. FJAT-45037 containing:
- the proB gene encoding glutamate 5-kinase, with product MLDKKRIVVKIGSSSLTSRNGEISLRKLVRLVDEIALIKEECHEVVLVSSGAVAAGYRKLGFINRPTELAEKQAAASIGQCLLMEAYSERFNSHGYVASQILITRSDFSDQKRYMNARNTIQVLLERGVVPIVNENDTITTKQLKFGDNDTLSAKVAGLVDADELIILSDIDGLYDDNPNTNPNAKRLDVVNEITPEIEAAAGDSGSDVGTGGMSSKIDAVKISLAAGIETFIGDANKSNILFDAVNHVAKGTYFKTNEEEDGLDVRQHWIAFNSGAKGEVIIDDGARLAITEEQSHLLPQGVREVNGAFDCGDVVVIRHLNGEEVGRGVINYSAVQLRQIRRLKLKEIPANIKVTKSEAINQQDFVCHTSVTVPQ